In Glycine max cultivar Williams 82 chromosome 7, Glycine_max_v4.0, whole genome shotgun sequence, a single window of DNA contains:
- the LOC102667533 gene encoding uncharacterized protein: MAKPNSAKPGCFSDFFQLLFCAAENGNSSPMHPSDHHIAKPYATEVVHSHKDAMAKNATKPGVVARLMGLDSLPNTNLASNTNTTLHSVPRSRSVNFVDYLLKFDTSQPNQVKTSASFREVPSLLQHKNKNHDLVVFYWDDESEDQEVVSFLRKQEMGLGESRQRKKQGSKNKEIANVMKERNHTKRKKISKFENEPRVVLPLKHSSKWVKNKLQFAN, translated from the exons ATGGCTAAACCAAATAGTGCAAAACCTGGTTGTTTCTCTGACTTCTTTCAACTACTCTTTTGTGCTGCTGAGAATGGAAATAGTTCTCCAATGCACCCTTCTGATCACCACATTGCAAAACCATATGCAACAGAAGTAGTGCACAGTCACAAAGATGCAATGGCCAAAAATGCAACCAAACCAGGAGTGGTGGCAAGGTTAATGGGGCTTGATTCACTTCCAAATACCAACTTGGCGTCAAACACAAACACCACCCTTCATTCAGTTCCAAGAAGTAGGTCAGTGAACTTTGTTGATTACTTGCTCAAATTTGACACAAGCCAACCCAACCAAGTGAAAACCTCGGCATCATTCAGAGAGGTTCCTTCATTGCTTcagcacaaaaacaaaaaccatgACCTTGTTGTGTTCTACTGGGATGATGAGAGTGAAGATCAAGAAGTTGTGTCCTTTTTAAGGAAACAAGAAATGGGGTTGGGAGAATCTAGGCAGAGAAAGAAGCAGGGGAGCAAGAACAAGGAGATTGCTAATGTAATGAAGGAGAGGAACCACACTAAGAGAAAGAAGATTTCCAAGTTTGAGAATGAGCCTAGAGTGGTTCTTCCTCTTAAGCATAGTTCAAAG TGGGTTAAGAACAAGCTCCAATTTGCCAACTAA
- the FAD7-2 gene encoding omega-3 fatty acid desaturase, chloroplastic: protein MATWVLSECSLKPLAPVIPRPRTGAVLSSTSKVGFLETNKVLEGSKFQPLRCNLRERNWGLKVSVPLRIASIEEEEQKSVDVINGSNGVEHEKLPEFDPGAPPPFNLADIRAAIPKHCWVKDPLKSMSYVVRDVIAVFGLASAAAYLNNWLVWPLYWAAQGTMFWALFVLGHDCGHGSFSNNPKLNSVVGHLLHSSILVPYHGWRISHRTHHQHHGHVENDESWHPLPEKLFRSLDTVTRMLRFTAPFPLLAYPVYLWGRSPGKTGSHFDPSSDLFVPNERKDVITSTACWAAMLGLLVGLGFVMGPIQLLKLYGVPYVIFVMWLDLVTYLHHHGHEGKLPWYRGKEWSYLRGGLTTLDRDYGLINNIHHDIGTHVIHHLFPQIPHYHLVEATEAAKPVFGKYYREPKKSSPLPFHLIGELIRSFKTDHFVSDKGDVVYYQTDSEIIGSSKSE, encoded by the exons ATGGCAACTTGGGTATTATCAGAATGTAGCTTGAAGCCTCTTGCTCCAGTAATCCCTAGACCTAGAACTGGGGCAGTTTTGTCCAGCACCTCAAAGGTTGGATTTTTGGAGACAAACAAGGTATTGGAAGGTTCTAAGTTTCAACCTTTGAGGTGTAACCTTAGGGAGAGGAATTGGGGGTTAAAAGTGAGTGTCCCTTTGAGGATTGCTTCCATTGAAGAGGAGGAGCAAAAGAGTGTCGATGTAATCAATGGGAGTAATGGGGTTGAGCATGAGAAGCTTCCAGAATTTGACCCTGGTGCTCCACCACCATTCAACTTAGCTGATATTAGAGCAGCAATTCCAAAGCATTGCTGGGTGAAGGACCCTTTGAAGTCCATGAGCTATGTGGTGAGGGATGTCATTGCTGTCTTTGGTTTGGCTTCTGCTGCTGCTTATCTCAATAATTGGTTGGTTTGGCCTCTCTATTGGGCTGCTCAAGGCACTATGTTCTGGGCTCTGTTTGTTCTTGGTCATGATTG TGGTCATGGGAGCTTTTCAAACAACCCCAAATTGAACAGTGTTGTTGGGCATCTGCTGCATTCTTCAATTCTAGTGCCATATCATGGATG GAGAATCAGTCATAGGACTCATCACCAACATCATGGTCATGTTGAAAATGATGAATCATGGCATCCG TTGCCTGAAAAATTGTTCAGAAGCTTGGACACTGTAACACGTATGTTAAGATTCACAGCACCTTTTCCACTTCTTGCATATCCCGTGTACCTT TGGGGTAGGAGTCCTGGCAAGACTGGTTCTCACTTTGACCCTAGCAGTGACTTGTTCGTTCCCAATGAAAGAAAAGATGTTATTACTTCCACAGCTTGTTGGGCTGCTATGTTGGGATTGCTTGTTGGATTGGGGTTTGTAATGGGTCCAATTCAACTTCTTAAGCTTTATGGTGTTCCCTATGTT ATATTCGTCATGTGGTTGGATTTGGTGACTTATTTGCACCATCATGGCCATGAAGGCAAATTGCCTTGGTATCGTGGAAAG GAATGGAGCTACCTTAGGGGTGGTCTAACTACTCTTGATCGTGATTATGGATTGATCAATAACATTCACCATGACATTGGAACTCATGTCATTCATCACCTATTTCCTCAAATTCCACACTATCACTTAGTTGAGGCT ACTGAGGCAGCTAAGCCAGTGTTTGGAAAATATTATAGAGAACCAAAGAAATCATCTCCTCTTCCTTTTCACCTTATTGGGGAATTAATAAGGAGCTTCAAGACTGACCATTTTGTTAGTGACAAGGGGGATGTTGTGTACTATCAAACTGACTCTGAGATTATTGGCTCGTCCAAATCAGAGTGa